The genome window CCGTCGGCACGAGGAACGCACGGCGGAACACCAACGGCATCCAAAGGGCGTTCGCGGCAAGGAAGATGTTGCGTCGCACCGCGGCGCGCTTCGGATTGCGCGCGATCACGCGGCGCTCCAGGGCGTACATCGCGAAAAGCCACGCCAGCGCGAGCGATAGGCCGAACGCCTCGCGCACAAGCGGCGAGGCGTGGAGCGTTTGCCAGATCGAGGTGAGCGCGTCGGCGACGGGCACGGCGCCGAATCAACCTGCGCCGGTTTCGTCGAACGACACGCGGACCGCCGCGAGATTCCCGCCGGCGAGCGCGCTCGTTTTGCCCGGGGGAAATCCGGCCGTGCGTAATAGCGCCGGCAACGCGCCCGCGGCGAGAAAGCCGCGGTAGTTGCGGTAATGCGCGCCGCCGATGAAACGCTCGATGACGAATGTCAGCGCGTGCATGCCCTTGCCGACAAAGCCGGCGAAAGGCCCGTCGTGATAGTCGATCACGACGATGCGCCCGCCCGGCGCGGTCACGCGGCGCAGTTCCCGCAGCACGCGCTCGCGCGTCATGCTTTCCATCTCGTGCAGCGCAAGCACGATCGTGACGACATCGAACGACCCCGCGGCAAACGGCAGGTGCGTCGCGTCGGCGCGCATGAACTCGACGCCGGGCTCGTCGCGTTTGCGCGCCACCTTGAGCATCGCGTCCGATAGATCGACACCCACCGCGCGGCAGCCCTCGCGCGCGAATTCGCGGACCAGATGGCCGGTGCCGCACGCTGCGTCGAGCGTGCGTTCCCCGCGTTTGGGCTTGGCGATCTTGATCGCGATTCGCCGAAGCCCCGCGTTCATGCGCTCAAACAGCAGGTCGTAATACGGCGCGATGACGGCGTATTCGCGGCAGGGCATCAGGGCGCCTCGCCGGTCTCGTCGGCCGCGGCGGATTCCATCTGCTTTTCGGCGAGCTTTTTCGCCTCGAACGTGGCGATCGCGTCGTTGACGTCGCGCTGGATGCGCGCGGAGACGTTTCGCGCGGCGTCGCTCATCGCGGCGACGACATGTTGCGGCGTCTGTCCGGCGGTCGGGATCGATTCCTCGTAAGTACGCTGAAAGAGCACGTGCTTGCCGCGATGATACGCGAACAATGCCGTACGCACCGCGAGCACCGAGAACCAGACGTCGGGCTCGTCCTTCTCGTAAATGGCCACGACCTGCCCCTCGAGCTCGTAGTCCGGATAGATCGAGCTGCGCATGTCGATCGTCGCTTCATAGAGCCCGGAGGCCACCATGTCGCGCAGCAGCAGATCGGTGAGCATGTCGCCGGGATTCACGATCCACATGTGGTAGTCGTAAACCTTCCGGCGCTTGGCGGACGTGGAGTAGACGATCTGCGGCGATTGATAGCCCGCCGCGACGTCGAAATTCGCGACGCGCACGACAACGCCGGGAAAGGCGACGCCGTCCGCGGCCGGCGGCTCGTATTCGATCTGGTAGAAATTTTCGTCCTTGTGCTCGCGCTGAAAATTGAAGCACGCGGGCAGCGACGCGGTGAGCGCGGCGATAGCGGCCATGGCGGCAAAACGCGATATCCAGTTTGCGGTCGTGGTCATGGCGCCATCTCCCGTCCGGTCGGCTCCGGCGCAACGATGCGTTCCGGCGGCGGCTCGCCGAGGATCATCTGCGCCGGGTCGCGGGCCATCTTCTCGGTCATGCGCGCCAGGTTGTCGGTCGTGCGGCGCAGGTTGATCAGCGACGCCGCCAGCTCGTTGTCGAGCCGCTCGAAAAGCTGCGCGAAACTCTGGATCGACATGCGCATGTCGGCGAACGTGCCCTTCACGTCCGCGCCTTCCACCTCCGCGCGGATGGCGCCGACAAGCCCCTTCAATTCCGCGAGCGTCCGGTCGATTTCGTCGATCGCGTTTTCGGTCTGCTTTTTGTTCAACAGATAACGCAGGCGTTCGCCGGCGTCGGCCATCGCTTCGACGAGGCGGTCGATGTTCGGATCGTCCACGCGCTCGGAAATCGTATGGAACGAGGTCTTCACGTTGTCGCTGATGCCCTTGAAGTCGATCTGCATGACGGATTCGTAAACGTTTTCGAGCGCCTCGAAAATCTCCGCCGTGCCCGAGGCCTTCGCGGGGATGTACGTGCCGCGCGGATTGAATTTGATCTCGATCGGCTCGGAGGCGGGCGACCTTGTGATCTCGACGAACTTCATACCGGTGATGCCGGCCATGGCGAGCTCCGCGCGCATGTCGTCCTCCTTGCGAAACGGCGATTCCAGCTCCATCTGCACCTCGATGAGCTTGCCGTCCGGCCCGACGCGAATCCGCGAAACCGTTCCGACGGCCACGCCCATGAATTTGACCTGCGAGCCGGTATCGAGCCCCTGCACGGATTCGTCGAAGTAGGTGACGAAGGTCGTCGTCTCGGAAAAAAACTTCGTCGCCCCAAGCCAGATCAACGCCGCGGCCATGATGAGCGTTCCGCCGACGACAAACAGCCCGACCTTGAAGTTGCTTCCCGTCCCCGCCATCAGGCCTCCCGCGCGCCGCGGCCCGCGCCCTCGATCGTGTCGCCTTCCTCGCCCGGAACAACCGACCGCGCGTCGTCGCGCTCCGCGAACGCGCCGTGTTCGTCCTCGTCCCCGATCATGCCGTCCCCGTCGTCGTCGCGGCTTTCGGTCTGGCGATTGAAAAAGTCCCGCACCTTGGGATTGTCGCTGTTCTCCCGCAACGCGCGCGGATCGCCCTCGGCGATGATCCCGTGCGTCGATTTGTCGAGCATGATGCAACGGTGCGCGATCGTGAAGATGGACGGAAGCTCGTGCGTCACCACGACCACCGTGACGCCGAGCGAATGATTCAGCCGGATGAGCAGCGCGTCGATCTCCGCGGACGTGACGGGATCGAGCCCCGCGCTCGGCTCGTCGCAAAACAGGATGCGCGGATCGAGAGCCATCGCGCGCGCGAGCCCCGCCCGCTTTTTCATGCCGCCGGAGATCTCGCTCGGCAGATGG of bacterium contains these proteins:
- a CDS encoding methyltransferase domain-containing protein, which gives rise to MPCREYAVIAPYYDLLFERMNAGLRRIAIKIAKPKRGERTLDAACGTGHLVREFAREGCRAVGVDLSDAMLKVARKRDEPGVEFMRADATHLPFAAGSFDVVTIVLALHEMESMTRERVLRELRRVTAPGGRIVVIDYHDGPFAGFVGKGMHALTFVIERFIGGAHYRNYRGFLAAGALPALLRTAGFPPGKTSALAGGNLAAVRVSFDETGAG
- a CDS encoding PqiC family protein; the protein is MTTTANWISRFAAMAAIAALTASLPACFNFQREHKDENFYQIEYEPPAADGVAFPGVVVRVANFDVAAGYQSPQIVYSTSAKRRKVYDYHMWIVNPGDMLTDLLLRDMVASGLYEATIDMRSSIYPDYELEGQVVAIYEKDEPDVWFSVLAVRTALFAYHRGKHVLFQRTYEESIPTAGQTPQHVVAAMSDAARNVSARIQRDVNDAIATFEAKKLAEKQMESAAADETGEAP
- a CDS encoding MlaD family protein; this translates as MAGTGSNFKVGLFVVGGTLIMAAALIWLGATKFFSETTTFVTYFDESVQGLDTGSQVKFMGVAVGTVSRIRVGPDGKLIEVQMELESPFRKEDDMRAELAMAGITGMKFVEITRSPASEPIEIKFNPRGTYIPAKASGTAEIFEALENVYESVMQIDFKGISDNVKTSFHTISERVDDPNIDRLVEAMADAGERLRYLLNKKQTENAIDEIDRTLAELKGLVGAIRAEVEGADVKGTFADMRMSIQSFAQLFERLDNELAASLINLRRTTDNLARMTEKMARDPAQMILGEPPPERIVAPEPTGREMAP
- a CDS encoding ATP-binding cassette domain-containing protein; this translates as MVDVRNITVRYGDATILDDVSFTIREGEIFVILGGSGCGKSTLLRQIVGLETPTSGSILIDGDDITTARGKKRHDLLRKIGILFQSGALFGSMTLAENIALQLEEYTDLPEDVIDLIVRMKLQLVRLGGYENHLPSEISGGMKKRAGLARAMALDPRILFCDEPSAGLDPVTSAEIDALLIRLNHSLGVTVVVVTHELPSIFTIAHRCIMLDKSTHGIIAEGDPRALRENSDNPKVRDFFNRQTESRDDDGDGMIGDEDEHGAFAERDDARSVVPGEEGDTIEGAGRGAREA